The following proteins are co-located in the Heliorestis convoluta genome:
- the xseB gene encoding exodeoxyribonuclease VII small subunit: protein MADREEVNLSYENALARLEEVIRALEKGDVTLDQSLELFQEGIVLVRRCHGQLEAFEAKVQKLIEAPENLELFSTEE, encoded by the coding sequence ATGGCAGATAGAGAAGAAGTAAACCTTTCCTATGAAAATGCGCTGGCCCGTCTCGAAGAAGTGATCCGTGCCTTAGAAAAAGGCGATGTCACCCTAGATCAATCGCTAGAGCTTTTTCAAGAAGGTATTGTTCTTGTGCGGCGTTGTCACGGTCAGCTTGAAGCTTTTGAAGCGAAAGTACAGAAGCTGATAGAAGCACCAGAAAATCTAGAGCTTTTCTCGACAGAAGAGTAA
- the amaP gene encoding alkaline shock response membrane anchor protein AmaP — translation MVIPGRFLSLLIALPALVVTFFILSFGLRFTISDATDPYVLSVSMPTALVIAFSSSIYLFLIGRFIYLLLPVKKRDATILRENKLGKVTMTRRAMEELIYDIATRQFGVRSAHIKIFHVNEAGRLTVQLKVMTHREGMVPILGPRLQKRIQEALEEVTGLVIEEVSVTVTRVLIDKDLPWEEQKKARRQVR, via the coding sequence ATGGTAATACCAGGACGCTTCTTGAGCCTCTTGATCGCTTTGCCCGCTCTTGTAGTAACATTTTTCATTCTTTCTTTTGGTCTGCGATTCACTATCTCAGACGCTACAGACCCTTATGTACTTTCTGTTAGTATGCCGACTGCTTTGGTTATTGCTTTCTCTTCTTCCATCTATCTCTTTTTGATTGGGCGCTTTATCTACTTGTTGCTTCCAGTAAAAAAGCGAGATGCTACCATACTGCGAGAAAACAAGTTAGGCAAAGTCACGATGACGCGGCGGGCCATGGAAGAGCTTATCTATGATATTGCAACGCGACAATTTGGTGTTCGCAGTGCCCATATCAAAATATTTCATGTGAATGAAGCAGGGCGGCTAACGGTACAATTGAAAGTAATGACACATCGAGAAGGTATGGTGCCCATCTTAGGCCCGCGATTACAAAAGAGAATTCAGGAAGCCCTTGAAGAAGTGACGGGCCTGGTAATTGAAGAAGTTAGCGTTACAGTAACGCGCGTTCTCATCGATAAAGACTTGCCTTGGGAAGAACAGAAAAAGGCAAGAAGGCAAGTGCGATAA
- the gltA gene encoding NADPH-dependent glutamate synthase: MPCQAPEERIRNFREVALGYTEEQAVLEAQRCLQCKKPKCRDGCPVEVLIPEFIQAVAERNFAEAAAQLKEKNALPAVCGRVCPQESQCESKCIIGIKSEPVAIGRLERFVADWEMAQEGQMAKEKCTSATSTVSPKGKKVAIIGAGPAGLTCAADMARLGYDVTVFEALHVAGGVLMYGIPEFRLPKAIVEKEINTLCQLGVNVQVNMVGGKTFTVEELQQKGYEAIFIGTGAGLPNFMGIPGENFCGVFAANEFLTRTNLMKGYDFPNALTPVRAGSKVAVLGAGNVAMDAARTALRLGAEEVSIVYRRSEKEMPARAEEIEHAHEEGVQFKVLTNPVEIVGDEQGWVKGMRCLRYELGEPDESGRRRPVAIDGSEFFMEVDTVIVAIGQGPNPLVTQSTPGLELNRKGTIYADEEGRTSLEGVFAGGDIVTGAATVILAMGAGKKAARAMDQYLQSK, translated from the coding sequence ATGCCTTGCCAGGCGCCGGAAGAACGTATTAGAAATTTTCGTGAAGTAGCCCTTGGATATACAGAAGAACAAGCTGTTTTAGAAGCACAACGATGTCTGCAATGTAAAAAGCCCAAATGCCGCGATGGTTGCCCTGTAGAAGTTCTGATCCCTGAATTTATTCAAGCTGTTGCAGAACGCAATTTTGCGGAAGCAGCAGCACAGCTCAAAGAGAAAAATGCTTTACCAGCTGTCTGTGGTCGTGTCTGTCCTCAAGAAAGCCAGTGTGAGAGCAAGTGCATTATAGGCATTAAGTCAGAGCCCGTTGCCATCGGGCGTCTAGAACGATTTGTTGCCGATTGGGAAATGGCCCAAGAAGGGCAGATGGCAAAAGAAAAGTGTACCTCTGCGACATCAACAGTCAGTCCAAAAGGCAAAAAAGTAGCTATCATTGGAGCGGGTCCCGCTGGCTTAACCTGCGCAGCCGATATGGCTCGCCTCGGTTATGATGTTACAGTCTTTGAAGCGCTACATGTTGCTGGTGGCGTTCTTATGTATGGAATTCCAGAATTCCGCTTGCCCAAAGCAATTGTAGAAAAAGAAATTAATACCCTCTGCCAGCTTGGCGTCAATGTGCAAGTGAATATGGTAGGTGGCAAGACTTTTACAGTCGAAGAACTGCAGCAAAAAGGATACGAAGCTATCTTTATCGGCACAGGTGCTGGATTGCCTAATTTCATGGGGATTCCTGGTGAAAACTTTTGTGGTGTTTTTGCAGCCAATGAGTTTTTAACGAGAACCAACTTGATGAAAGGCTACGACTTTCCCAACGCTCTCACGCCTGTTCGTGCTGGCAGTAAAGTGGCTGTCCTCGGTGCTGGTAATGTGGCGATGGATGCAGCACGTACGGCCCTTCGACTTGGAGCCGAAGAAGTATCGATTGTCTACCGTCGATCGGAAAAAGAGATGCCAGCTCGAGCGGAAGAAATCGAACATGCCCACGAAGAAGGTGTGCAATTTAAAGTCCTTACCAATCCTGTAGAAATCGTAGGTGATGAACAAGGTTGGGTCAAAGGAATGAGATGTCTACGCTATGAACTGGGAGAGCCTGATGAATCAGGCCGCCGCCGACCTGTGGCTATTGACGGATCAGAATTCTTTATGGAAGTAGACACCGTGATTGTAGCGATTGGACAAGGTCCCAATCCTCTCGTAACGCAGTCTACACCAGGACTTGAGCTGAATCGCAAAGGAACGATTTATGCAGACGAAGAGGGACGCACTTCTCTAGAGGGCGTTTTTGCCGGTGGTGATATTGTTACCGGTGCTGCAACAGTTATTCTGGCGATGGGCGCAGGGAAAAAAGCAGCCCGCGCTATGGATCAATATTTGCAAAGCAAATAA
- the nusB gene encoding transcription antitermination factor NusB — MSRRLGRETALQTLFQHELGRVDLQFALTYTCEEFSVSEQAAQFARNLVEGVEKNREAIDHTIGRLAVEWNLSRLANVDRNLLRLAVYEILYSPEVPNNVAINEALELAKIYSGEEAAKFINGILGQLARELQNQVQS; from the coding sequence TTGAGTAGACGCCTCGGAAGGGAAACAGCCCTGCAAACTCTTTTTCAACATGAGCTGGGCCGTGTTGATTTACAATTTGCTTTAACCTATACCTGCGAGGAATTTAGCGTTAGTGAGCAAGCGGCTCAATTTGCACGCAATCTCGTTGAAGGTGTAGAAAAGAACCGCGAAGCCATTGACCATACCATAGGTCGCCTCGCTGTTGAATGGAACTTAAGTCGACTGGCGAACGTAGATCGTAACCTTTTACGTCTAGCTGTCTATGAGATTCTATATAGCCCTGAGGTACCGAATAATGTAGCGATCAATGAAGCTTTAGAATTGGCGAAAATCTATTCTGGCGAAGAAGCGGCTAAATTCATCAATGGTATCTTAGGTCAACTGGCACGAGAACTACAAAACCAGGTGCAATCATGA
- the accC gene encoding acetyl-CoA carboxylase biotin carboxylase subunit — MVERRTIKKILVANRGEIAVRIIRACREMGIETVAVFSEADRDALHVKLADEAYCVGPAPSNKSYLNITNIISAATVAKADAIHPGYGFLAENAYFAEICETVGIKFIGPSAKAIELMGAKSVARETMIGAGVRVVPGSKSVVTTQEEAEKIAADIGYPVLIKASAGGGGRGMRVAQTEKDLANALQTAQAEAEAAFGNKAVYIEKLVEEPRHIEFQILADEHGTIVHLGERDCSVQRRNQKLIEEAPSMALTPELRYEMGQQAILAAKAVDYANAGTVEFLLDKHGQYYFIEMNTRIQVEHPVTEMITGIDLIKEQIRVATGEPLGYSQEDIVINGWAMECRINAEDPDRNFMPSPGTVKEYRIPGGYGVRIDSAVYNGYKIPPFYDSMVGKLIVWGRTREEAIQRMQRALDEFVIDGIKTTIPFQQRVLAHPVFQSGEVYTSFIPRHILTD; from the coding sequence ATGGTAGAGCGTCGTACAATTAAGAAAATATTGGTAGCTAACCGTGGTGAAATTGCCGTTCGCATTATTCGAGCTTGCCGTGAAATGGGCATTGAGACAGTGGCCGTCTTTTCAGAAGCCGATCGTGATGCCCTTCATGTCAAACTTGCCGATGAAGCCTACTGCGTCGGCCCAGCGCCTTCAAACAAGAGCTACCTGAATATTACCAATATTATCAGTGCAGCGACTGTCGCAAAGGCAGATGCGATTCATCCAGGATATGGCTTTCTTGCAGAAAACGCCTATTTTGCAGAGATTTGCGAGACCGTAGGGATTAAGTTTATCGGTCCTAGTGCCAAAGCCATTGAATTAATGGGTGCTAAGTCAGTGGCTCGTGAGACGATGATCGGCGCTGGTGTTCGCGTCGTTCCAGGTTCAAAATCCGTCGTTACTACACAAGAAGAAGCAGAAAAAATTGCAGCTGACATTGGCTATCCTGTCTTGATCAAAGCTTCTGCTGGCGGTGGCGGACGAGGAATGCGAGTTGCTCAAACGGAGAAAGACTTAGCCAATGCTTTGCAAACAGCGCAAGCAGAAGCAGAAGCAGCTTTTGGCAATAAAGCTGTTTATATTGAAAAGCTTGTAGAAGAACCACGACATATTGAGTTCCAGATCTTGGCTGACGAACATGGTACAATCGTTCACCTTGGCGAGCGTGACTGCTCCGTACAACGACGGAATCAAAAGCTCATTGAAGAAGCACCTTCCATGGCTTTGACGCCAGAATTGCGCTATGAGATGGGCCAACAAGCCATTCTTGCTGCCAAAGCAGTAGACTACGCGAACGCCGGTACTGTAGAGTTCTTACTTGACAAGCATGGTCAATATTACTTTATTGAGATGAACACCCGTATCCAAGTTGAGCACCCTGTTACAGAGATGATCACAGGTATTGACTTGATTAAAGAGCAGATTCGTGTTGCTACAGGTGAACCTCTCGGCTATAGCCAGGAGGATATTGTCATCAACGGCTGGGCCATGGAATGTCGAATTAATGCTGAAGATCCCGACCGGAACTTTATGCCTTCCCCAGGCACAGTCAAAGAATATCGTATTCCTGGTGGTTATGGTGTTCGCATCGACAGTGCTGTTTACAACGGTTATAAAATTCCACCATTTTATGACTCTATGGTAGGTAAACTGATCGTCTGGGGCCGCACTCGTGAGGAAGCCATTCAGCGTATGCAAAGAGCGCTCGATGAATTTGTCATTGATGGCATCAAAACGACCATTCCCTTCCAACAAAGAGTACTTGCCCATCCTGTCTTCCAGTCCGGTGAAGTTTATACTAGCTTCATTCCACGTCATATCTTAACAGATTAA
- a CDS encoding sulfide/dihydroorotate dehydrogenase-like FAD/NAD-binding protein translates to MYPIVKKVVLSSAVKEFEVRAPMVAEKAQAGHFFIMRANERGERIPLTIADYDREKGTITTIIQELGASSTLVGQMEEGDEILDFVGPLGVPSEIELFDGPTVLVGGGIGIAPIFPIARALKAAGNEVISIIGARNKDLLIWEEKMASVSDKLIVCTDDGSYGRQGFVTDALKDLYAERGKLAAVWAIGPMPMMRAIANVTRPWAVKTIVSMNPLMMDGTGMCGACRVQVGEETKFACVDGPEFDGHLVDFDLAIKRLAIYKDQEKRALAALEHKGGHCGCQ, encoded by the coding sequence ATGTACCCTATCGTAAAAAAAGTAGTTCTTTCTTCTGCTGTCAAAGAATTCGAAGTGAGAGCACCGATGGTAGCAGAAAAAGCCCAGGCTGGACATTTTTTTATAATGCGTGCCAATGAAAGAGGAGAAAGAATTCCTCTAACCATTGCCGATTATGATCGTGAAAAAGGTACCATTACAACGATTATTCAAGAATTAGGGGCAAGTTCCACTTTGGTTGGACAGATGGAAGAAGGCGACGAAATCCTAGATTTTGTAGGTCCTCTTGGCGTTCCCTCTGAGATTGAACTTTTCGATGGACCGACTGTTTTAGTCGGTGGTGGTATTGGCATTGCGCCAATCTTTCCCATTGCTCGTGCTCTGAAAGCAGCAGGCAATGAAGTCATTTCTATTATTGGCGCACGCAACAAAGATCTGCTGATCTGGGAAGAGAAGATGGCCTCTGTCAGTGACAAGCTTATTGTTTGTACTGACGATGGCTCCTATGGACGTCAAGGCTTTGTAACCGATGCGCTGAAAGATCTCTATGCAGAGCGAGGCAAGCTTGCTGCTGTTTGGGCCATTGGTCCTATGCCCATGATGCGCGCCATTGCCAATGTTACACGCCCTTGGGCTGTCAAAACCATCGTTAGCATGAATCCTTTGATGATGGACGGTACAGGCATGTGTGGCGCTTGTCGAGTTCAAGTTGGTGAAGAGACCAAGTTTGCCTGTGTTGATGGCCCTGAATTTGACGGTCATCTCGTTGATTTTGACTTGGCCATAAAAAGATTGGCTATTTATAAAGATCAAGAAAAGAGAGCCCTAGCAGCACTGGAGCATAAAGGAGGCCATTGCGGGTGTCAGTAA
- a CDS encoding Kae1-like domain-containing protein, with amino-acid sequence MMQDSTKSEPVISGILAFDTSCYTTSLAFVDERGKVRAEKRRMLPVKKGERGLRQGDAFFLHGQHLPELLAEILQELRDGGKKIKIEAVAISTRPRPEPESYLPVFRAGYLVAHALATTLEVPLIETSHQEGHIMAGLYSAQEVGQRDEWLQSPFLAVHLSGGTTELLRVQYESTKISHCEDAAAYNATMFQIKKLGGTLDLHAGQLVDRVGVALGLSFPAGPELEKVAARATEEKDQIFLPAAVKGYNLSFSGAETAALRMISKLDSANDCDTVNREKSVLRTGQASHIARAVERCIASTLEKILRKAVEEEKISKILIVGGVAANTFLRQRLRHRLEHKAVGAQLAFATPQLSGDNAVGVALIGHKRLETSSIVVDPYKS; translated from the coding sequence ATGATGCAGGACAGCACAAAAAGTGAACCGGTTATCTCAGGCATTCTTGCTTTTGATACAAGTTGTTATACGACTTCTCTTGCTTTTGTCGACGAGAGAGGAAAAGTCCGAGCGGAGAAGCGACGTATGTTACCTGTTAAAAAAGGCGAAAGGGGTCTCCGGCAAGGAGATGCCTTTTTTTTGCATGGGCAACATTTGCCAGAACTTTTAGCAGAAATTCTGCAGGAACTTCGCGATGGAGGCAAGAAAATAAAGATAGAAGCAGTAGCGATTTCGACGCGTCCTAGGCCAGAGCCGGAATCCTATCTGCCTGTCTTTCGAGCTGGCTATCTTGTGGCCCATGCTTTGGCGACGACCTTAGAAGTACCCTTGATTGAGACTTCCCATCAAGAAGGACATATTATGGCAGGTCTTTACTCGGCCCAGGAAGTGGGTCAAAGGGACGAATGGTTACAAAGCCCTTTCTTGGCAGTTCATCTTTCTGGTGGGACTACAGAGTTGTTGCGAGTTCAATATGAGAGTACAAAGATAAGCCACTGTGAAGATGCCGCTGCGTACAATGCAACAATGTTTCAGATTAAAAAATTAGGTGGCACTTTAGATCTCCATGCTGGACAACTTGTTGATCGTGTAGGTGTTGCCCTTGGTTTATCTTTTCCGGCAGGACCGGAATTAGAAAAAGTGGCTGCAAGAGCGACAGAAGAAAAGGATCAGATCTTCTTGCCTGCTGCCGTCAAAGGGTACAACCTTAGTTTCTCAGGCGCCGAGACGGCGGCATTGCGGATGATTTCCAAGTTAGATAGTGCCAACGACTGTGATACTGTCAACCGAGAGAAATCTGTACTTAGGACCGGCCAAGCGAGTCATATTGCTCGCGCTGTGGAACGTTGTATTGCTTCTACCTTAGAAAAAATCTTGCGCAAAGCCGTAGAAGAAGAAAAAATTTCAAAGATTCTTATCGTCGGTGGCGTAGCCGCCAATACTTTCCTTCGTCAGCGACTGCGCCATCGGTTAGAACATAAAGCGGTAGGCGCTCAGCTAGCTTTTGCAACACCACAGCTATCAGGAGATAATGCTGTAGGCGTCGCCTTAATTGGTCATAAAAGGCTAGAAACTTCATCCATTGTCGTTGACCCTTACAAATCTTAG
- a CDS encoding Asp23/Gls24 family envelope stress response protein: MENGNTKVSAEYGHIRIANEVVATIAGLAATEVEGVTAMSGGIGGGIAEMLGRKNLTKGVKVEVGEKETAVDLNIIVDFGSKIPEVAKAVQENVKRSIESMTGLAVVEVNVHIQGVNFVTPEPKEEDRLK, from the coding sequence ATGGAAAATGGTAATACAAAAGTCAGTGCTGAATATGGTCACATTCGGATTGCCAACGAAGTCGTTGCAACCATTGCAGGATTGGCTGCTACAGAAGTAGAAGGCGTCACAGCCATGAGTGGTGGCATTGGCGGCGGTATCGCTGAAATGTTAGGTCGCAAGAATCTTACCAAAGGTGTAAAAGTTGAAGTCGGTGAAAAAGAAACGGCTGTAGACCTCAACATTATTGTCGATTTTGGCAGCAAGATTCCTGAAGTAGCCAAAGCAGTACAAGAAAATGTCAAGCGATCCATTGAAAGTATGACAGGCTTGGCAGTCGTTGAAGTCAATGTCCATATTCAAGGAGTTAACTTTGTAACTCCTGAGCCAAAAGAGGAAGACCGGTTGAAGTAA
- the accB gene encoding acetyl-CoA carboxylase biotin carboxyl carrier protein, whose protein sequence is MANKQVKVTDTTLRDGHQSLWATRMRLEDMLPIVDKMDKIGYHSVEVWGGATFDVCMRYLNEDPWERLRTLRRHFRNTKLQMLLRGQSLVGYTHYADDVVEAFVHKSVENGIDIIRIFDALNDMRNVEAPIKYAKEAGAHVQAAIVYTISPVHTMDHYVETALKLADMGADSLCIKDMAGLLMPFQARELVSKIKEQVDLPLQMHTHYIGGMAVGALLKGVDAGADVIDVAALPLAFGASQPPIETLVRALSGTEFDTGLDIHELFEITRYFEDLRKRLGYSRGVTRINDMQVFDHQVPGGMISNLVSQLEEQKASHRLNDVLEEIPKVRADMGYPPLVTPTSQIIGTQAVLNVLLGERYKLVPGEVKGYVKGLYGKPPVPINEEIQKKILKDESPIEGRPADLLPPAMEKLRKELGPLAHSEEDVLSYGLFPQVALKFFDYRKDPHHITGPTSTAPVTKAKTATTDSKVSKAATAPENRKALASAGKAQKEEIEVNIQDVKELIQAINGTDISEVQVENDGVKVLIRKGLSYAVEAQAPVVTQAQAPAPVVTSTPALAAPAVVEEKPVEEAKPDYANNPNVVAITSPMVGTFYAAPAPDARPYVEKGSKVEAGATVCIIEAMKLMNQIEAEVNGTIVDILVENGEPVEYGQTLFLIEKA, encoded by the coding sequence ATGGCAAACAAACAGGTAAAAGTCACCGATACAACTTTGCGTGACGGACATCAAAGTTTATGGGCCACTCGCATGCGCTTAGAAGATATGCTGCCCATTGTAGACAAAATGGACAAGATCGGCTACCACTCCGTAGAAGTCTGGGGAGGCGCCACCTTTGACGTCTGCATGCGCTATCTGAATGAAGATCCTTGGGAGCGCTTGCGAACATTACGACGCCATTTTCGCAACACGAAGTTGCAAATGTTGTTACGAGGTCAATCTCTAGTAGGATATACCCATTATGCCGATGACGTTGTAGAAGCTTTTGTACACAAATCTGTTGAAAATGGTATCGATATTATTCGGATTTTTGACGCTTTGAACGATATGCGTAACGTAGAAGCACCGATTAAGTACGCCAAAGAAGCAGGTGCGCACGTACAAGCCGCTATCGTCTATACCATCAGCCCTGTTCATACGATGGACCATTATGTAGAGACGGCTTTAAAATTGGCTGATATGGGTGCAGACTCACTCTGTATTAAGGATATGGCCGGACTGCTCATGCCCTTTCAAGCACGGGAATTGGTTAGCAAAATCAAAGAGCAAGTAGACTTGCCTTTGCAGATGCATACCCACTACATTGGTGGTATGGCTGTAGGTGCCCTCTTAAAAGGTGTGGATGCCGGTGCTGATGTTATTGATGTAGCAGCTTTGCCCCTTGCTTTCGGTGCTTCCCAACCACCCATTGAAACGCTAGTAAGAGCTTTATCGGGCACAGAATTTGATACGGGCTTAGATATTCACGAACTTTTCGAAATTACCAGATATTTCGAAGATCTTCGCAAGCGCCTAGGCTATAGTCGCGGCGTGACTCGAATTAACGATATGCAAGTGTTTGATCATCAAGTACCTGGTGGTATGATCAGCAACTTAGTTTCTCAATTGGAAGAGCAAAAAGCATCCCATCGCTTAAACGATGTACTGGAAGAGATTCCAAAGGTGCGCGCTGACATGGGTTATCCACCGCTGGTAACACCGACAAGCCAGATCATTGGTACGCAGGCGGTTCTAAATGTACTCTTAGGTGAACGATACAAGCTCGTGCCGGGCGAAGTAAAAGGGTATGTCAAAGGTCTTTACGGCAAGCCACCTGTGCCTATTAATGAAGAAATACAGAAAAAGATACTCAAAGATGAAAGCCCCATTGAAGGACGTCCTGCTGACTTGCTTCCTCCAGCCATGGAGAAGTTGCGTAAAGAGCTAGGTCCTTTAGCACATAGCGAAGAAGATGTTCTCTCTTACGGACTCTTTCCACAAGTCGCTCTTAAATTCTTTGATTATCGCAAAGATCCCCATCATATAACAGGGCCAACCAGTACGGCGCCCGTTACCAAGGCAAAGACAGCAACCACAGATAGTAAAGTCAGCAAGGCAGCTACTGCCCCAGAGAATCGCAAAGCCCTTGCCTCAGCAGGCAAAGCGCAGAAGGAGGAAATCGAAGTGAACATTCAAGATGTCAAAGAACTGATTCAAGCGATCAATGGAACGGATATCAGTGAAGTTCAAGTGGAAAATGACGGTGTAAAAGTCTTAATTCGCAAAGGTCTTTCTTATGCAGTAGAAGCCCAAGCACCTGTTGTCACGCAGGCTCAAGCTCCAGCCCCTGTAGTGACTTCAACACCTGCACTGGCTGCTCCTGCTGTAGTAGAAGAAAAGCCTGTTGAAGAAGCGAAGCCAGATTATGCAAATAATCCGAACGTTGTGGCTATCACCTCTCCTATGGTGGGTACTTTCTATGCGGCACCAGCTCCTGATGCCCGTCCATATGTAGAAAAAGGCAGCAAAGTAGAAGCAGGTGCTACCGTTTGTATCATTGAAGCAATGAAGCTTATGAACCAGATCGAAGCAGAAGTGAACGGCACTATTGTCGATATTTTAGTAGAAAACGGTGAACCAGTAGAATACGGTCAAACTCTTTTCCTCATAGAAAAAGCGTAG
- the xseA gene encoding exodeoxyribonuclease VII large subunit — MRKVWSITELNEYIEGLFSQEESLLNLWVEGELSNFKHHSSGHMYFTLKDGESTLKAVMFRGRARFLKFRPENGLKVILRGRISVYARDGIYQLYAEEMEPAGLGGIYLALEQVRKRLEGEGLFAPERKKPLPFLPRAVGIVTAPTGAAIRDLYAVITRRYPNMNIILSPAIVQGEEAPKSLIKALEALRDHPLVDVVIIGRGGGSREDLWAFNDEKLCRAIANFPLPIISAVGHETDVSLSDFVADVRAATPSAAAELAVPRYDGLKAQLEEMEMRLQRAIHSKVEKSRQAIINLEQRPALANPLQNLRVQQQRVDQLEERLLRPFEKARVEQMKKQVSDLEKRLLATVETQRFQWMTQRIEELRKRLIQQANQAIERRRQEVARQGAMLDALSPLSVLERGFALCVDEKEQILREATQVSVGDQIHVTLGKGELTCKVEKRKESRRWQIEKK; from the coding sequence ATGAGAAAAGTATGGTCCATCACGGAGCTTAATGAATACATCGAAGGACTGTTCAGCCAGGAAGAGAGCTTGCTCAATCTTTGGGTTGAAGGAGAGCTATCGAACTTTAAGCACCACAGCTCCGGACATATGTACTTTACCTTGAAAGATGGAGAAAGCACCCTCAAAGCAGTGATGTTTCGTGGACGGGCTCGCTTTCTAAAGTTTCGCCCTGAAAACGGTCTGAAAGTAATTCTTCGAGGGCGCATCTCGGTCTATGCCCGCGATGGTATCTACCAACTCTATGCCGAAGAGATGGAGCCTGCTGGACTTGGAGGTATTTATCTAGCCTTAGAACAAGTCCGCAAACGTTTAGAAGGAGAGGGTCTTTTTGCACCAGAGCGCAAAAAGCCTCTCCCTTTTCTACCGCGCGCCGTTGGAATTGTAACAGCGCCAACAGGTGCTGCCATTCGGGATCTTTACGCAGTCATTACTCGGCGCTATCCGAACATGAATATAATCTTGTCACCAGCGATTGTGCAAGGCGAGGAAGCACCAAAAAGCCTGATAAAAGCCTTAGAAGCCTTAAGAGACCATCCTTTGGTTGATGTTGTTATCATCGGTCGAGGTGGTGGCTCGCGAGAAGATCTTTGGGCTTTTAATGATGAAAAGCTTTGTCGCGCTATAGCCAACTTTCCTCTTCCTATTATCTCAGCAGTCGGTCATGAGACCGACGTGTCATTAAGTGACTTTGTCGCCGATGTGCGAGCGGCTACCCCTTCTGCCGCGGCTGAACTGGCTGTTCCCCGGTATGATGGACTCAAAGCACAGCTAGAAGAAATGGAAATGAGGCTTCAAAGGGCTATTCATAGCAAAGTGGAAAAATCTCGCCAGGCTATTATCAATCTGGAGCAAAGACCTGCTTTAGCCAATCCTCTGCAAAATCTGCGTGTTCAACAACAGCGAGTTGATCAACTCGAAGAACGCCTTTTACGACCTTTTGAAAAGGCGCGAGTCGAACAGATGAAAAAACAAGTCAGCGATCTCGAGAAACGCCTTCTTGCTACGGTAGAAACGCAGCGTTTTCAGTGGATGACCCAGCGTATTGAAGAATTGCGCAAACGGTTGATACAGCAGGCGAACCAGGCGATAGAGAGACGACGCCAAGAAGTAGCTCGACAAGGCGCCATGCTCGATGCCTTGAGCCCTTTATCTGTTTTGGAGCGAGGATTTGCCCTTTGCGTTGATGAGAAAGAACAAATCCTGCGTGAAGCGACGCAAGTCTCGGTGGGAGATCAGATTCATGTTACCTTAGGCAAAGGTGAATTGACTTGCAAAGTGGAAAAAAGGAAGGAGTCTCGGCGATGGCAGATAGAGAAGAAGTAA
- a CDS encoding polyprenyl synthetase family protein, with protein MAQQIDQALVKALPEEEAIPSIIHQSMRYSLFAGGKRLRPLLALAACQAVQGDQNKVMAAACALEMIHTYSLIHDDLPAMDDDDLRRGKPTNHIVYGEAMAILAGDGLLTRAFGLLAEAAFAEAKGQSAEVAQRYLQVITEIAQASGSQGMIGGQVMDMEAEEKAIDLPTMEYIHQHKTGALIKTSLRTGAILGGGSHEAIEALSAYGEYLGLAFQITDDLLDIQGDTEKLGKPVGSDEKNQKSTYPSLLGVEKAREAAEEAVQSAVEALEPFGSEAELLRQLALYLLEREN; from the coding sequence ATGGCGCAACAGATTGACCAAGCTTTAGTGAAAGCTCTTCCCGAAGAAGAGGCCATTCCTTCGATAATCCATCAATCAATGCGCTATAGCCTTTTTGCTGGGGGCAAACGATTGCGTCCCCTTCTGGCACTCGCAGCGTGCCAAGCTGTCCAAGGTGACCAGAACAAAGTTATGGCCGCAGCTTGTGCTTTAGAAATGATTCATACCTACTCTTTAATCCATGACGATTTGCCGGCCATGGATGATGATGACCTTCGCCGTGGCAAACCAACGAATCATATTGTGTACGGAGAAGCCATGGCCATTCTCGCTGGCGATGGTCTTCTTACAAGAGCTTTTGGTCTCTTAGCAGAAGCAGCTTTTGCTGAAGCGAAAGGCCAGTCGGCGGAAGTAGCACAGCGCTATCTGCAAGTGATTACAGAAATCGCTCAGGCTTCTGGAAGTCAAGGCATGATCGGCGGACAAGTTATGGACATGGAAGCGGAAGAAAAGGCCATTGATCTTCCTACGATGGAGTACATACATCAACACAAAACAGGCGCTCTGATTAAAACATCTCTCCGCACGGGTGCCATTTTAGGTGGGGGCTCTCATGAAGCGATTGAAGCACTCTCTGCCTATGGCGAATACTTAGGCCTTGCCTTCCAGATTACGGACGATCTTTTAGATATCCAAGGAGATACAGAAAAGCTAGGCAAACCTGTTGGTAGCGATGAGAAAAACCAAAAATCAACCTATCCTTCTTTGCTAGGCGTAGAAAAAGCGAGAGAAGCGGCAGAAGAAGCTGTACAGTCGGCTGTAGAAGCACTAGAACCCTTCGGTTCAGAGGCAGAACTGCTTCGTCAGTTGGCACTTTACTTGCTGGAGCGAGAGAATTAG